In Cicer arietinum cultivar CDC Frontier isolate Library 1 chromosome 1, Cicar.CDCFrontier_v2.0, whole genome shotgun sequence, one DNA window encodes the following:
- the LOC101502487 gene encoding pumilio homolog 3-like, producing the protein MSQQKFASNVVEKCLTFGGPSERQLLVNEMLGSTDENEPLQAMMKDQFANYVVQKVLETCDDQQRELILSRIKVHLNALKKYTYGKHIVARVEKLVAAGERRIAAQSPHIA; encoded by the exons ATGAGCCAACAGAAGTTTGCCTCTAATGTTGTGGAGAAGTGTTTGACCTTTGGAGGTCCTTCTGAACGCCAATTGCTTGTAAATGAGATGCTTGGCTCCACCGATGAAAATGAGCCTCTTCAG GCAATGATGAAAGATCAATTTGCTAACTATGTCGTACAAAAGGTGCTGGAGACTTGCGATGACCAACAGCGCGAGCTGATTCTTTCGCGTATTAAAGTTCATTTAAATGCATTGAAAAAGTACACTTATGGAAAGCATATTGTCGCACGTGTAGAGAAACTTGTTGCTGCTGGAG AGAGGAGAATTGCTGCTCAGTCTCCTCATATTGCTTAG
- the LOC101501532 gene encoding uncharacterized protein, translated as MMATAFASSSPQFATFLSTSSPSSTLHFHTLFNPLPTTSSFSPIIITTSKKSIHFQTNFKPVAAAASPIQDAAVVDAADQFVSTTDDGVSVIVSALFFVAFIGLSVITLGVIYLAVTDFLTKREKDKFEKEEAAKSGKKKKNKKVVRAGPRGFGQKIVETKDVD; from the exons ATGATGGCCACTGCATTTGCATCATCATCTCCACAATTCGCAACCTTTCTTTCAACGTCTTCTCCTTCTTCTACTCTTCACTTCCACACACTCTTTAACCCTCTTCCAACAACTTCATCTTTTTCCCCCATTATCATTACCACATCCAAAAAATCCATCCATTTTCAAACAAACTTCAAACCTGTTGCTGCTGCTGCTTCACCTATCCAAGATGCCGCTGTTGTTGATGCTGCCGACCAATTTGTCTCTACTACCGATGATGGGGTCTCCGTGATTGTATCAGCTCTTTTCTTCGTTGCTTTCATTGGCCTATCTGTTATCACTCTTGGG GTTATCTATTTAGCAGTAACAGATTTCTTGACAAAGAGAGAGAAGGATAAGTTTGAGAAAGAAGAAGCAGCTAAGAGcggaaagaagaaaaagaacaaGAAAGTGGTAAGGGCAGGGCCTAGAGGATTTGGTCAAAAGATTGTTGAAACAAAggatgttgattga
- the LOC101501849 gene encoding uncharacterized protein isoform X2, which yields MLLSLPPTHRSFLQPLLFLRNQNQSTSSPSSISTPNYKISHQKRVLHFSCCYTNRKQHENKGTSSSNRRINVVVRARRGGGVGGGESPYEVLGLSPSASVNEIKKAYRKLALKYHPDVNKQDKAQEKFMRIKHAYNTLLNSSSRKKYDSGSRGSNSSQRSQSWNQQAEEEFYGLGDFFKDLQEEFRNWEANAASQGKPKSLWEELADIGEEFVEFLEKELNIVDPNDNPQGGNPSNLYGTETPSNNTQDETSKGNTSVEDNLDEIEATLARLKKELGL from the exons atgttGCTTTCTCTTCCTCCCACTCACCGATCTTTTCTTCAACCACTTTTATTCCTCCGAAACCAAAACCAATCAacttcttctccttcttcaaTTTCCACACCCAATTACAAAATCAGCCACCAAAAACGCGTGCTTCATTTTTCATGCTGCTACACAAACAGAAAGCAGCATGAAAACAAAGGAACAAGTAGCAGCAATAGAAGAATAAATGTAGTTGTTAGAGCAAGGCGTGGTGGTGGTGTTGGTGGCGGTGAGTCTCCCTATGAAGTTCTGGGTTTGTCTCCTTCCGCGTCTGTCAATGAAATCAAAAAGGCATATCGGAAACTCGCTCTCAAGTATCATCCTGATGTCAATAAACAG GATAAAGCACAAGAGAAATTTATGAGGATAAAACATGCATACAATACGTTGTTGAATTCTAGTTCGCGCAAAAAATATGATTCTGGAAGTCGTGGTTCTAATTCTTCTCAAAGAAGCCAAAGTTGGAATCAACAGGCTGAAGAAGAATTTTATGGATTAG GAGACTTCTTTAAGGATCTTCAAGAAGAATTCAGGAACTGGGAAGCCAATGCGGCTTCACAAGGAAAGCCGAAGAGCCTATGGGAGGAATTGGCG GACATAGGAGAAGAATTTGTGGAGTTCCTTGAGAAAGAGCTCAATATTGTTGATCCAAATGACAATCCTCAGGGAGGAAATCCATCTAATTTATATGGGACAGAGACACCAAGCAACAACACTCAAGATGAAACTAGCAAGGGAAATACCAGCGTTGAGGATAACCTTGATGAAATAGAAGCAACTCTAGCTCGGTTAAAGAAGGAGTTAGGCTTATAG
- the LOC101501849 gene encoding uncharacterized protein isoform X1: MLLSLPPTHRSFLQPLLFLRNQNQSTSSPSSISTPNYKISHQKRVLHFSCCYTNRKQHENKGTSSSNRRINVVVRARRGGGVGGGESPYEVLGLSPSASVNEIKKAYRKLALKYHPDVNKQDKAQEKFMRIKHAYNTLLNSSSRKKYDSGSRGSNSSQRSQSWNQQAEEEFYGLGYFLRDVQITIGDFFKDLQEEFRNWEANAASQGKPKSLWEELADIGEEFVEFLEKELNIVDPNDNPQGGNPSNLYGTETPSNNTQDETSKGNTSVEDNLDEIEATLARLKKELGL; the protein is encoded by the exons atgttGCTTTCTCTTCCTCCCACTCACCGATCTTTTCTTCAACCACTTTTATTCCTCCGAAACCAAAACCAATCAacttcttctccttcttcaaTTTCCACACCCAATTACAAAATCAGCCACCAAAAACGCGTGCTTCATTTTTCATGCTGCTACACAAACAGAAAGCAGCATGAAAACAAAGGAACAAGTAGCAGCAATAGAAGAATAAATGTAGTTGTTAGAGCAAGGCGTGGTGGTGGTGTTGGTGGCGGTGAGTCTCCCTATGAAGTTCTGGGTTTGTCTCCTTCCGCGTCTGTCAATGAAATCAAAAAGGCATATCGGAAACTCGCTCTCAAGTATCATCCTGATGTCAATAAACAG GATAAAGCACAAGAGAAATTTATGAGGATAAAACATGCATACAATACGTTGTTGAATTCTAGTTCGCGCAAAAAATATGATTCTGGAAGTCGTGGTTCTAATTCTTCTCAAAGAAGCCAAAGTTGGAATCAACAGGCTGAAGAAGAATTTTATGGATTAG GTTATTTTTTGAGAGATGTTCAAATAACAATAG GAGACTTCTTTAAGGATCTTCAAGAAGAATTCAGGAACTGGGAAGCCAATGCGGCTTCACAAGGAAAGCCGAAGAGCCTATGGGAGGAATTGGCG GACATAGGAGAAGAATTTGTGGAGTTCCTTGAGAAAGAGCTCAATATTGTTGATCCAAATGACAATCCTCAGGGAGGAAATCCATCTAATTTATATGGGACAGAGACACCAAGCAACAACACTCAAGATGAAACTAGCAAGGGAAATACCAGCGTTGAGGATAACCTTGATGAAATAGAAGCAACTCTAGCTCGGTTAAAGAAGGAGTTAGGCTTATAG
- the LOC101501219 gene encoding protein TOC75, chloroplastic-like, which yields MSSLVPSNNNVGTVLSGRTNKNKPLPPTKRISSNSQPSRRRRVIKTVSTTLAVSSATSLILRCKPIILNGHGGGSFGGSNSGGGGGGGGGWWFGSGDGNGGFWSRFFTPATAIADESQSEEFDSHGMPANMTIPLNRLSGFKKYKISDIVFFDRNRKTKVSSDDSFNEMITIRPGGVYTKAQLQKELESLSGSGMFEKVDFEGKTNPDGTVGITVSFSESTWESAEQFRCINVGLMPHTKPVELDHDMTEKERMKYYLSQEREYKRRMEKARPCILPKSVHIEIMDMLKQHRTLSARLLQKIRDRVQKWYHDEGYACAQVVNFGNLNTKEVVCEVVEGDISQLSVQFLDKLGNVVEGNTQVPVIYRELPQELRPGKTFNIEAGKQALRNINSLALFSNIEVNPRPDESSEGAIIVEIKLKEMDQKTAEVSTEWSIVPGRNGHPTLASLQPGGNVSFEHRNLQGLNRSVSGSITTSNFFNPQDDLAFKLEYAHPYLDGVDNSRDRTLRVSCFNSRKLSPVFIGGPGLDEVPPIWVDRGGVKANITENFTPQSKFTYGLVMEEIITRDESSNICANGQRILPSGGISSDGPPTTLSGTGIDHMAFLQANITRDNTRFVNGAVIGLRNMFQVDQGLGIGTQFPFFNRHQLTLTRFIQLMSVEEGAGKPPPPVLVLHGRYGGCVGDLPSYDAFTLGGPYSVRGYSMGELGASRNMLELAAELRIPVKGMHVYAFAEHGNDLGSSKDVKGNPTEVYRRMGQGSSYGVGAKLGLVRAEYAIDHNSGTGALFFRFGERF from the exons ATGTCTTCCCTCGTTCCCTCCAACAACAACGTCGGCACCGTCTTATCCGGCCGTACAAACAAGAACAAACCCCTTCCTCCCACCAAACGTATTTCCTCTAACTCCCAACCCTCTCGTCGCCGCCGTGTCATCAAAACCGTCTCCACCACTCTCGCGGTTTCCTCTGCAACTTCCCTAATCCTCCGTTGTAAACCGATTATTCTCAATGGACACGGCGGTGGGAGTTTTGGTGGAAGTAATTCTGGCGGCGGCGGCGGTGGTGGTGGAGGATGGTGGTTTGGAAGTGGTGATGGAAATGGAGGATTTTGGTCTCGATTTTTTACTCCGGCAACCGCCATTGCCGATGAATCTCAATCTGAAGAGTTTGATTCTCATGGTATGCCGGCCAATATGACTATTCCATTGAACAGACTTAGCGGTTTCAAAAAGTACAAAATTTCGGATATTGTGTTTTTCGATAGGAATCGAAAAACGAAAGTGAGTTCCGATGATTCGTTTAACGAGATGATTACTATTCGTCCCGGTGGAGTATACACTAAGGCACAACTTCAGAAGGAATTGGAGAGTCTATCAGGAAGTGGAATGTTTGAAAAAGTTGATTTTGAAGGAAAAACTAATCCTGATGGAACAGTTGGAATCACTGTTTCATTCAGTGAAAGTACTTGGGAATCTGCTGAACAATTTCGTTGCATAAACGTTGGTTTAATGCCACACACGAAACCCGTTGAATTGGATCATGATATGACTGAGAAGGAGAGGATGAAATACTATTTGAGTCAAGAGAGAGAATATAAAAGGAGAATGGAGAAGGCAAGGCCTTGCATTTTACCTAAGTCAGTGCATATTGAGATTATGGATATGTTGAAGCAACACAGGACTTTGAGTGCTAGGTTGTTGCAGAAGATAAGGGATAGAGTTCAGAAATGGTATCACGATGAAGGGTATGCTTGTGCTCAAGTTGTTAATTTTGGAAACCTTAATACCAAAGAGGTTGTTTGTGAGGTTGTTGAAGGAGATATCAGTCAATTGTCTGTTCAGTTTTTGGATAAGCTTGGCAATGTTGTTGAAGGCAATACTCAAGTCCCTGTCATATATAGAGAGCTTCCCCAAGAG CTGCGCCCGGGTAAAACTTTTAATATTGAAGCAGGGAAGCAAGCTTTAAGAAACATAAATTCCCTTGCTTTGTTTTCGAATATTGAGGTTAATCCACGGCCTGATGAGAGTAGTGAGGGAGCCATAATtgttgaaattaagttaaaagagatGGACCAGAAGACGGCTGAAGTCAGTACTGAATGGAGTATTGTCCCTGGACGAAATGGGCATCCAACTTTG GCCTCACTTCAACCTGGTGGAAATGTTAGTTTTGAGCATCGGAATCTACAAGGACTGAATAGATCTGTTAGTGGTTCTATAACGACCAGCAACTTCTTCAACCCTCAG GATGACCTTGCATTTAAGCTAGAATACGCGCATCCATATTTGGATGGTGTAGATAATTCACGGGATCGTACTCTGCGTGTGAGCTGTTTCAATAGCCGAAAGCTGAGTCCAGTATTCATTGGGGGCCCCGGGCTGGATGAAGTGCCACCAATATGGGTTGATCGTGGTGGTGTCAAAGCTAATATTACAGAG AATTTCACGCCTCAGAGTAAATTCACTTACGGACTTGTAATGGAAGAGATAATAACCCGTGACGAAAGTAGTAACATCTGTGCAAATGGTCAAAGAATATTACCTAGTGGTGGAATTAGTTCCGATGGACCTCCTACCACCCTCAGTGGTACTGGCATTGATCACATGGCATTTTTACAGGCAAATATTACTCGTGATAACACACGTTTTGTGAATGGAGCTGTTATTGGATTGAGAAATATGTTCCAG GTTGATCAAGGCCTGGGCATTGGTACCCAGTTCCCATTCTTCAATCGCCACCAGCTAACTCTGACACGGTTCATCCAGTTGATGTCTGTGGAGGAAGGTGCTGGTAAACCACCACCACCAGTGCTTGTCCTCCATGGTCGCTATGGTGGTTGTGTAGGCGATCTTCCAAGTTATGATGCTTTTACTCTTGGAGGCCCTTATTCTGTTAGGGGATACAGCATGGGTGAGCTTGGTGCTTCCAGAAACATGCTGGAG CTTGCAGCCGAGTTACGGATACCTGTTAAAGGTATGCATGTGTATGCGTTCGCTGAGCATGGCAATGATCTAGGGAGTTCAAAGGATGTCAAAGGGAACCCTACAGAAGTCTATAGGCGAATGGGTCAAGGTTCATCTTATGGTGTTGGTGCCAAGCTTGGTTTGGTCAGAGCAGAATATGCCATTGATCATAACTCAGGAACTGGTGCATTATTTTTCCGTTTCGGAGAGAGGTTTTAA
- the LOC101500891 gene encoding uncharacterized protein, with protein MPQTERTFKHVETTTRNPSIASTEQFLRGGESSRMSPIYSPTSTNSASSPYFERMMHHDPEEDQGLYQRKSVLTKVKEKARKLVLRNSLSLSRKRQDDDNLTPSWGVRLEDEEEEDAEYLGAPIYESELAPDEYKENARQHPRANPVISEKRVLRTAKSGEQKEDQENALTPVKSKTNPQLSTITTNPNPNMTTITEKLTPTNIEGSSYASSKSSNVVSKTPVAPLSSPMMQNSSPSSFPTLSRNNNINASPKSAYSMNNEKSAYHSQPLMSSRRSPTNNNGSVIDRVKGAVNSLLRNEEQQQPKYVVNKRVTPQLSNTTQEVGQETENHGKILQAN; from the exons ATGCCTCAAACTGAACGCACATTCAAACATGTTGAGACAACAACAAGAAATCCTTCTATTGCTTCCACGGAACAATTCCTCCGAG GAGGGGAATCGTCAAGGATGTCACCAATCTACTCTCCTACCTCCACTAATTCAGCTTCCTCTCCTTACTTTGAGAGAATGATGCACCATGATCCTGAAGAAGATCAAGGCCTCTATCAGAGGAAATCAGTTCTCACCAAAGTGAAGGAAAAAGCTAGAAAATTAGTATTGCGCAACAGCCTCAGTCTCAGCCGGAAAAGACAGGATGACGATAACCTCACTCCATCTTGGGGCGTTCGCTTAGaagacgaagaagaagaagatgctGAATATCTTGGAGCTCCAa TATATGAATCAGAGCTAGCACCTGATGAATACAAAGAAAATGCAAGACAACATCCAAGAGCAAATCCAGTAATATCTGAGAAACGTGTTCTAAGAACAGCAAAATCAGGAgaacaaaaagaagatcaaGAAAATGCGCTTACTCCTGTCAAGTCCAAAACAAATCCTCAACTTTCAACAATTACTACTAATCCAAATCCAAACATGACAACAATAACTGAAAAACTCACACCAACAAATATTGAAGGGTCATCATATGCATCCTCCAAATCTTCTAATGTTGTTTCTAAAACCCCTGTTGCTCCATTAAGTTCACCAATGATGCAAAATTCATCACCATCCTCATTTCCTACACTAAGTAGGAACAACAATATTAATGCTAGTCCCAAAAGTGCTTATTCAATGAATAATGAAAAAAGTGCATATCATTCTCAACCTTTAATGAGTTCTAGGAGATCTCCTACTAATAATAATGGTAGTGTGATTGATAGGGTTAAAGGAGCTGTAAATTCTTTGCTTAGGAATGAAGAACAACAGCAACCAAAATATGTTGTTAATAAACGTGTTACCCCACAATTAAGCAACACTACTCAAGAAG TTGGTCAGGAAACTGAGAACCATGGGAAAATTCTTCAGGCAAATTAA
- the LOC101503242 gene encoding uncharacterized protein, translating to MEEKGGLLLKRSRGGPTRLQKHAPASLDIDMVINDRPSNPFDYSSKAIPLLSPLILSPKPLYADITIQALQSQNNDSNDIINEGSGSSSSTPGSAGWEHPAIASFPDPSSLSSFFQNQCVFVNHAQ from the coding sequence atggAGGAGAAAGGTGGTTTATTGTTGAAGAGAAGTAGAGGAGGACCCACAAGGCTACAAAAGCATGCACCAGCATCTCTTGACATTGATATGGTTATCAATGATAGACCCTCTAACCCTTTTGATTATTCTTCAAAGGCTATTCCATTGTTATCACCACTCATTCTATCTCCAAAGCCATTGTATGCAGATATTACAATTCAAGCTCTTCAATCACAGAATAATGATAGTAATGATATTATAAATGAGGGTAGTGGGAGTTCATCTTCCACGCCAGGGTCAGCAGGGTGGGAACATCCAGCAATTGCTTCATTTCCAGACCCATCTTCTTTGTCTAGTTTCTTTCAAAACCAGTGTGTTTTTGTCAACCACGCCCAGTGa
- the LOC101500579 gene encoding transcription initiation factor IIA large subunit, producing MAASTTSQVYIDVIEDVMVKVRDEFTNNGGPGEEVLRELQAIWESKMIQAGAVLGPIERSSGANKPTPGGPITPVHDLNVPYEGTEEYETPTAEILFPPTPLQTPIQTPLPGTGDTPTYNIPTGPSDYPSSGNDTAGGNADVKGGRPGTYMQPPSPWINQRPPLDVNVAYVEGREEADRGASNQPMTQDFFTMPGGKRKRNDLPPQYDAGGYIPQQDGSGDAASGNFEIEVCGGGISINSQHTSFKGKMPADLERLASRIPQLDGPIPYEDDVLSTPNIYNYGGVYSEDYNIANTPAPPEVPASTPALVAQNEVANEDDDDEPPLNENDDDDMDDLDQGDDQNTHHLVLAQFDKVTRTKSRWKCTLKDGIMHINNKDILFNKATGEFDF from the exons ATGGCGGCTTCAACCACAAGCCAGGTTTATATCGATGTAATCGAGGATGTCATGGTCAAGGTTCGTGACGAGTTCACCAACAACGGTGGTCCTGGAGAAGAAGTTCTCAGAGAGCTTCAAGCC aTTTGGGAATCGAAGATGATTCAAGCTGGTGCAGTGCTTGGTCCAATTGAGAGGTCTAGTGGAGCTAATAAACCAACACCTGGTGGTCCAATTACTCCGGTTCATGATCTTAATGTTCCGTATGAGGGAACTGAGGAGTATGAAACTCCTACTGCTGAAATACTTTTTCCCCCT ACTCCGTTGCAAACTCCAATTCAAACTCCTTTACCTGGAACTGGGGATACCCCAACATATAACATTCCTACTGGACCAAGTGATTACCCTTCTTCTGGAAATGATACTGCTGGTGGAAATGCTGACGTCAAAGGTGGAAGACCGGGTACATACATG CAACCTCCTTCTCCTTGGATTAATCAGAGGCCTCCACTTGATGTCAATGTTG CTTATGTGGAAGGACGGGAGGAAGCGGATAGAGGAGCTTCTAATCAACCTATGACACAG GACTTCTTCACAATGCCTGGTGGAAAGCGAAAACGCAATGATTTGCCTCCACAATATGATGCTGGTGGATATATACCTCAGCAAGATGGATCTGGTGATGCTGCATCAGGCAATTTTGAAATTGAG GTATGTGGAGGGGGCATCTCCATCAATTCACAACACACTAGTTTTAAAGGGAAAATGCCTGCAGATTTGGAGAGACTGGCTTCTAGGATTCCTCAACTTGATGGACCGATCCCTTATGAGGATGATGTGCTTTCTACTCCAAAT ATATACAATTATGGTGGAGTGTACAGTGAAGACTACAACATTGCAAATACACCAGCTCCTCCTG AAGTACCAGCAAGCACCCCTGCTCTCGTAGCTCAAAATGAGGTGGCAAATGAAGATGACGATGATGAGCCTCCACTAAATGAAAATGATGACGACGACATGGATGACTTGGACCAAGGTGATGATCAAAATACACATCATCTAGTTTTGGCTCAGTTTGACAAG GTGACACGTACCAAGAGCAGGTGGAAATGCACATTAAAGGATGGCATCATGCATATAAATAACAAGGATATTCTCTTCAATAAG GCGACAGGAGAATTTGACTTCTGA
- the LOC101500034 gene encoding uncharacterized protein gives MEARHASLGRRTLEEIRQKRAAERLVKASSGPDLSLVPTISEMAAMNKSESGNRLSESDVSSLLSQIKDLQKKNTNLEEENRKITLKLQTVEIDNGAMHKKLNELEQSTVPSLRKALKDVAMEKDAAVVAREDLLAQLRTLKKRLKESEDEQYRAEEDAAALRAELNSIQQQSMTNTVSTISSLGPPDHLQILEKELAGLKLELQRESLLRHQGQEQLAKEQSRIASLMSEKQELEEKLNSVSREAAEVSDKATHKAFSLEDKQKLDKQLHDMALVVERLESSRQKLLMEIDSQSTEIERLFEENSNLSNSYQEAIGAAARWENQVMDCLKQNEELRGILENLRMEQAKGLPDSFKNGVHEIGSSISTGEVASLKGQLVKELSKAEALSAEVMQLSAQLEQVKQAYDGLARFYRPVLRNIESGLIKMKQDNSVSVR, from the exons CTGGAGGAAATTCGTCAAAAGAGGGCCGCGGAAAGATTGGTTAAAGCCTCTTCCGGACCAGATCTAAGCCTGGTTCCGACCATCTCCG AGATGGCTGCAATGAACAAGTCGGAGAGCGGAAATAGACTCTCTGAG TCAGACGTTAGTTCCCTATTATCTCAAATAAAAGATCTGCAAAAGAAGAACACCAACTTGGAGGAAGAAAACAGGAAAATAACTTTAAAG CTTCAAACGGTGGAAATTGATAACGGTGCAATGCACAAGAAGTTGAATGAACTG GAGCAAAGTACGGTGCCATCTCTAAGGAAAGCTCTCAAGGATGTTGCAATGGAAAAAGATGCTGCTGTTGTCGCACGc GAGGACCTTTTAGCACAGCTTCGTACCCTGAAGAAACGTCTTAAGGAATCAGAAGATGAACAATATCGT GCTGAGGAAGATGCAGCAGCATTGAGAGCAGAATTGAACTCAATTCAGCAACAATCAATGACTAACACAGTTAGTACAATTTCATCTCTTGGGCCACCAGACCATCTCCAAATATTAGAAAAGGAGTTAGCTGGTTTAAAATTGGAACTACAG CGAGAGTCTCTGTTGAGGCACCAGGGGCAAGAACAATTAGCTAAAGAGCAAAGCCGCATTGCATCACTGATGTCTGAAAAGCAGGAGTTGGAAGAAAAACTAAACTCCGTGTCAAGAGAGGCTGCAG AAGTCTCAGACAAAGCAACTCACAAGGCATTTTCTCTG GAAGACAAGCAGAAACTTGATAAGCAGTTACATGATATGGCGTTAGTTGTAGAGAGGCTGGAAAGCAGTAGGCAGAAACTTCTAATGGAG ATTGATTCGCAATCTACAGAAATAGAGAGGCTTTTTGAGGAAAATTCTAATCTCTCAAATTCATATCAAGAGGCAATTGGTGCAGCAGCAAGATGGGAAAACCAG GTGATGGATTGTCTTAAGCAAAATGAAGAGCTGCGTGGGATTCTAGAAAATTTGCGAATGGAACAGGCCAAGGGCTTACCAGACTCCTTTAAGAATGGGGTGCATGAAATTGGTTCCTCAATATCAACAGGAGAGGTGGCATCTCTGAag GGCCAACTTGTGAAGGAACTGAGCAAAGCGGAGGCACTATCAGCAGAAGTCATGCAGCTCTCTGCACAACTTGAACAAGTCAAACAAGCATATGATGGTCTAGCACGCTT TTATAGGCCAGTGCTGCGCAACATTGAAAGCGGCCTCATAAAAATGAAGCAAGACAACTCAGTGTCTGTAAGATAA